In Arthrobacter sp. StoSoilB5, one genomic interval encodes:
- a CDS encoding NPCBM/NEW2 domain-containing protein encodes MSSPSMGLSGAALNSSGRTRKGSLARKAASLGLASLLLAGGIPALTFATAANAAPGDPATIKTVTPEVPVDAAGVPLGAVTGFTQSGNVVDLSTEQGAIRVTFLDDGNFRLEADPSGKFADPANTDQGDPARTANIVVGKDKFAGSTPNITDGDWLVLKTARITVEINKATTQLRVLRADGSLVLEESAPITFGSNSATQHLAQQDGEQFIGGGMQNGRSVHTGALINIARNFDWDDDGYPNAVPYYMSSKGYGVLRDTFARGSYNFGGQPTTTHEEKRFDAYYFVGDYKQSLNAYTTLTGKPIMPPVYALEYGDADCYNRSNPGYSSSGFGDPDGAKQRTPDAIKTARKFVENDMPAGWMLVNDGYGCEYQQLPETVNNIEEETDLKVGLWTQRSLTNQEYEVGEAGVRLRKLDVAWVGQGYRQALTGCEAAHGGIEQYSNARGTSLMVEGWAGSQRCGMQWTGDHSGNLDAVRWQVSALTGAGNSGLAFTTGDVDGIFGGSPESYVRDLQWKAFAPALYSMSGWAATDKRPWLYGDQATAINRQYLQLRQQLMPFIYTLAHNASDTGVSMMRSMALEFPDQQWSYGAEANNQFMLGSDFLVAPVFTQTDVRNGIFLPAGEQWVDYWTGKLYQGGQILNGYNAPLDKLPVFVRAGAVVPQGIVARNASLVPEDSMITLDVFAQGKSAFTLYEDDKVTREYKDGKASSQLFEVNAPGKGDSSVKVTINERKGDYNGKATARPYQLKVHAGAAPKDVMIGGTKLAQHSNKDAYDAASTGWYFDEANNGTVFVKTGSIASNASATIQLQQAGALGGKSQEDTAAEVRVTTGQQVFQDQETTVTAAFVNTGSKAKTNVVMSTVLPEGWTVVSSSGTTAAKVEAGASATATFVISPGSSAKAGQQTVRVSASYAASDSSEQSVTGANQIYVAYGSLAAAYNTVSVTTLAGKALGNFDGGGATFAAEQLAAAPIPAGGVRPGSTVTVEAGTPKQVEYTWPAVGPDVPNSVALSAQTIAVKGKGTHLAVLGSAAVGNGTSPTLTLTYTDGSMEKQSIFFPNWLQPSVLNGAVVAVSELGRNNANGPSPEYTQYKYQAFSNTVRLNPTKELASVTLPTDTRVKFFDWKVTSQPLPDVPHGTVYASETPWVQALNGYGVIGKNVANKDSASSPDKPLAINYTDPATGKQPVFAKGLGVHAASRITYYLGGKCTAFTSQVGLESGFGGNIIFKVNADGVNKYQSRTYTPGFAPESVSVDLTGAAYVELVVDPSGSINGAHGVWGDAKFTCAP; translated from the coding sequence ATGTCCTCACCCTCCATGGGTCTATCCGGCGCTGCCCTGAACAGCTCCGGACGCACCAGAAAAGGCTCGCTAGCCAGGAAAGCCGCGTCCCTCGGCCTCGCCTCGCTGCTTCTCGCAGGCGGCATCCCCGCCCTGACCTTCGCAACGGCAGCAAATGCCGCTCCCGGAGATCCCGCCACCATCAAGACAGTCACCCCGGAAGTGCCTGTCGACGCAGCCGGAGTACCCCTCGGAGCGGTGACCGGATTCACCCAGTCCGGAAACGTCGTCGACCTCTCCACCGAGCAGGGCGCCATCCGCGTCACGTTCCTGGACGACGGCAACTTCCGGCTCGAAGCCGACCCCAGCGGCAAGTTCGCGGACCCCGCCAACACCGACCAAGGAGACCCGGCAAGAACCGCCAACATCGTGGTGGGCAAGGACAAGTTCGCCGGCTCCACCCCGAACATCACCGACGGTGACTGGCTGGTCCTGAAGACCGCCAGGATCACAGTCGAGATCAACAAGGCCACCACCCAACTTCGCGTGCTGAGGGCAGACGGTTCCCTGGTCCTGGAGGAGTCTGCCCCCATCACTTTCGGGTCGAATTCCGCCACGCAGCACCTTGCCCAGCAGGACGGCGAGCAGTTCATCGGCGGCGGCATGCAGAATGGCCGGTCCGTCCACACCGGCGCCCTGATCAACATCGCCCGGAACTTTGACTGGGATGACGATGGCTATCCCAACGCCGTTCCGTACTACATGTCCTCCAAGGGGTACGGCGTCCTTCGGGACACTTTCGCCCGCGGCTCCTACAACTTCGGCGGCCAGCCGACCACCACGCATGAGGAGAAGCGGTTCGACGCCTACTACTTCGTGGGCGACTACAAACAGTCCCTGAACGCTTACACCACGCTGACCGGCAAGCCGATAATGCCGCCGGTCTATGCCTTGGAATACGGCGACGCCGATTGCTACAACCGCTCCAACCCCGGCTATTCGTCGTCCGGCTTTGGCGATCCCGACGGCGCCAAGCAGCGTACGCCCGACGCCATCAAGACGGCACGGAAGTTCGTTGAGAACGATATGCCTGCCGGCTGGATGTTGGTCAATGACGGCTACGGCTGCGAATACCAGCAACTCCCGGAAACAGTGAACAACATCGAGGAAGAAACTGACCTCAAAGTTGGCCTCTGGACACAGCGTTCCCTCACCAACCAGGAGTACGAAGTTGGCGAGGCCGGAGTACGGCTGCGCAAGCTTGACGTCGCTTGGGTGGGCCAGGGTTACCGCCAGGCGCTTACCGGTTGCGAGGCCGCGCACGGTGGCATCGAACAGTATTCGAACGCCCGCGGCACTTCACTCATGGTTGAAGGCTGGGCCGGCTCCCAGCGTTGCGGCATGCAGTGGACGGGCGACCATTCAGGAAACCTCGACGCCGTTCGCTGGCAGGTCTCGGCCCTCACCGGTGCTGGAAACTCGGGATTGGCATTCACCACCGGCGATGTGGACGGCATCTTCGGCGGCTCGCCCGAGTCCTACGTCCGCGACCTTCAGTGGAAGGCCTTCGCTCCGGCGCTCTACTCAATGTCCGGCTGGGCGGCCACGGACAAGCGTCCGTGGCTCTACGGCGACCAGGCCACGGCTATCAACCGCCAGTACCTGCAACTCCGTCAGCAGCTTATGCCGTTCATCTACACACTCGCCCACAACGCCTCTGACACAGGCGTCTCTATGATGCGCTCCATGGCTCTGGAGTTCCCCGACCAGCAATGGTCCTACGGTGCCGAGGCGAACAACCAGTTCATGTTGGGCTCCGATTTCCTTGTGGCTCCGGTTTTCACCCAGACGGACGTCCGCAACGGGATCTTCCTCCCCGCTGGCGAGCAATGGGTGGATTACTGGACCGGCAAGCTCTACCAGGGCGGCCAGATCCTCAACGGCTACAACGCGCCACTGGACAAGCTGCCGGTCTTCGTCCGTGCCGGAGCAGTGGTGCCGCAGGGCATCGTGGCACGCAACGCCTCTTTGGTCCCGGAAGACTCCATGATCACCTTGGACGTCTTCGCACAGGGCAAGAGCGCCTTCACGCTCTACGAGGACGACAAAGTAACCCGCGAGTACAAGGACGGCAAGGCCTCCAGCCAGCTGTTCGAAGTGAATGCTCCGGGCAAGGGTGACAGCAGCGTCAAGGTGACCATCAATGAGCGGAAGGGCGACTACAACGGCAAGGCCACAGCTCGCCCCTACCAGCTCAAGGTCCACGCCGGGGCAGCGCCCAAGGATGTCATGATCGGCGGCACCAAGCTCGCTCAGCACAGCAACAAGGATGCCTATGATGCAGCATCAACCGGCTGGTACTTCGACGAGGCCAACAACGGCACCGTCTTCGTGAAGACCGGCTCCATCGCCTCCAACGCGTCTGCCACGATCCAGCTTCAGCAGGCCGGCGCGCTCGGTGGCAAGAGCCAGGAAGACACCGCTGCTGAAGTTCGCGTCACAACGGGACAGCAGGTATTCCAGGACCAGGAAACCACTGTTACGGCGGCGTTCGTCAACACCGGTAGCAAGGCCAAGACCAATGTCGTGATGTCAACGGTGCTGCCGGAGGGCTGGACCGTCGTTTCTTCCTCCGGAACCACTGCAGCCAAGGTCGAAGCAGGTGCGTCAGCCACCGCCACGTTCGTCATCTCACCCGGCTCCAGCGCTAAGGCGGGACAACAGACCGTGCGGGTCTCGGCGTCGTACGCTGCCTCTGACTCAAGCGAGCAGTCGGTGACGGGCGCTAACCAGATCTACGTCGCATACGGCTCGCTGGCGGCGGCATACAACACCGTTTCCGTCACTACTTTGGCCGGTAAGGCGCTCGGAAACTTCGACGGCGGAGGGGCCACCTTCGCTGCCGAGCAGCTGGCTGCCGCTCCCATTCCCGCAGGCGGCGTACGGCCTGGCAGTACTGTGACGGTGGAAGCGGGCACGCCCAAGCAGGTGGAGTACACCTGGCCAGCGGTGGGCCCGGATGTCCCCAACTCTGTAGCGCTCTCCGCACAGACGATCGCCGTCAAGGGCAAGGGAACGCACTTGGCCGTCCTCGGATCGGCCGCTGTGGGCAACGGGACCAGCCCGACCCTGACGCTGACATATACCGATGGAAGCATGGAAAAGCAGTCCATCTTCTTCCCCAACTGGTTGCAGCCATCGGTGCTCAACGGGGCCGTGGTGGCGGTGTCCGAACTAGGCCGCAACAACGCGAACGGTCCGTCCCCGGAATATACGCAGTACAAGTACCAGGCGTTCTCCAACACGGTCCGGCTCAACCCCACCAAGGAACTGGCGTCCGTCACGCTGCCCACGGACACTCGGGTGAAGTTCTTCGACTGGAAGGTGACATCGCAGCCGCTGCCTGACGTGCCGCACGGCACGGTGTACGCCTCCGAAACCCCGTGGGTCCAGGCCCTCAATGGCTACGGCGTGATAGGTAAGAATGTGGCTAACAAGGACTCGGCGTCGTCGCCTGACAAGCCTTTGGCCATCAACTACACCGACCCTGCCACAGGCAAACAGCCGGTCTTCGCCAAGGGCCTGGGTGTTCATGCCGCATCCAGGATCACGTACTACCTGGGCGGCAAATGCACGGCGTTCACCTCGCAGGTCGGTCTTGAGAGCGGCTTTGGCGGCAACATCATCTTCAAGGTCAATGCCGATGGAGTGAACAAGTACCAGTCGCGCACGTACACTCCGGGGTTCGCTCCGGAGTCGGTGTCCGTGGATCTGACTGGTGCGGCATATGTGGAGCTCGTTGTGGATCCGTCCGGTTCCATCAACGGCGCGCATGGCGTCTGGGGTGATGCCAAGTTCACCTGTGCCCCGTAA
- a CDS encoding response regulator transcription factor, which produces MSDIRVLLVDDHPVVRAGLRAMLADFPGISVVAEAADGDAALSELRKLHALGEPVDLVLMDLQMGSGMDGVTATEKIKAGEAGTPPPPVLILTTYDTDADILAAVEAGASGYMLKDAPPEQIRQAVVSAAAGQTALAPEVAARLMGRIRNPSPALSPREIELLELLATGLGNRAIARQLFISEATVKTHLVHIYSKLGVDNRTAAIAVATQRRIIRGQ; this is translated from the coding sequence GTGAGCGACATCCGCGTCCTACTGGTGGACGACCATCCTGTGGTTAGGGCGGGGCTTCGCGCCATGCTCGCCGACTTCCCAGGTATCAGCGTCGTAGCCGAAGCCGCGGACGGCGATGCCGCGCTGTCCGAACTGCGAAAATTGCACGCACTGGGTGAACCCGTGGACTTGGTGCTCATGGACCTGCAAATGGGCAGCGGCATGGACGGCGTCACGGCCACGGAAAAGATCAAGGCCGGCGAGGCCGGAACTCCCCCGCCGCCTGTGCTCATCCTCACCACCTACGACACCGACGCCGATATTCTCGCCGCCGTTGAAGCCGGCGCGAGTGGCTACATGCTGAAGGACGCTCCACCGGAGCAGATTCGGCAGGCGGTGGTCTCCGCTGCTGCGGGCCAAACCGCGTTGGCGCCGGAGGTCGCGGCGCGTCTTATGGGCCGGATCCGGAACCCCTCGCCGGCTTTGAGCCCGCGGGAGATTGAGCTGCTGGAACTCCTGGCGACCGGACTCGGTAACCGGGCCATTGCACGGCAACTCTTCATCTCAGAGGCCACGGTGAAGACGCACTTGGTCCACATTTACTCGAAGCTTGGCGTGGATAACCGCACGGCAGCCATCGCCGTCGCGACGCAGCGAAGGATCATCCGCGGGCAGTAG
- a CDS encoding sensor histidine kinase, which translates to MQSPTGAATILRVLRVCLHVGFAVLLLVAIVRLLTGVGSAGTPSPVAVVAGLGLSALLALIYLSGTILEKRHAGNASSFDPTPYSGWWLGTVMLLWLLLLLVSGDFAWVAFPLFFLQLHLLPRRLALPAIAASTALLVGALWFHGRGLSDGGLQLAMVLGPVFGAGFAVVTGLAYRALFVEAENQRLVADDLRRTRAELAQTQHDAGVLAERERLAREIHDTLAQGFSSIVLMGRSAEKALEGGDVAAVKERLRIVQDTASANLAEARSFVRGLRSPDLEQSGLVDTLRRLCEKTETEAAARGTALRCRFELVGTPVELPNTYQTTLLRAAQASLANVWAHAHGRSAVVTLSFLGSEVTLDVFDDGIGFEPSTAADAARGDGTGVGLQSLRERLAALDGSLDVESAPGEGTVVAIRVPLPGGSE; encoded by the coding sequence ATGCAGTCCCCCACCGGCGCCGCCACAATCCTTCGCGTGCTGCGCGTCTGCCTGCACGTGGGCTTCGCGGTGTTGCTGTTGGTGGCGATCGTGCGTTTGCTGACCGGTGTTGGATCCGCCGGGACGCCCTCTCCCGTGGCTGTGGTGGCTGGACTGGGATTGTCCGCTCTGTTGGCCCTCATCTATCTCTCCGGAACCATCCTGGAGAAACGCCACGCCGGTAATGCCTCCAGCTTCGATCCCACACCGTACTCAGGCTGGTGGCTCGGGACAGTGATGCTGCTGTGGCTGCTGCTCCTGCTGGTCAGCGGTGACTTTGCATGGGTGGCCTTCCCGCTGTTCTTTCTGCAATTGCACCTGCTCCCCCGGCGGCTGGCATTGCCCGCGATCGCAGCGAGCACTGCCCTGCTGGTGGGCGCCTTGTGGTTCCACGGCAGGGGACTATCCGACGGCGGCCTGCAGCTCGCCATGGTGCTGGGACCGGTGTTCGGGGCCGGTTTCGCCGTGGTGACGGGGCTGGCGTACCGGGCTTTGTTCGTCGAGGCGGAGAACCAGCGACTCGTGGCTGATGACCTGCGCCGAACCCGCGCCGAGCTCGCGCAAACCCAGCACGATGCCGGGGTCCTGGCTGAGCGCGAACGGTTGGCCCGGGAAATACACGACACCTTGGCACAGGGGTTCTCCAGCATTGTCCTCATGGGCAGGTCGGCGGAGAAAGCGCTGGAGGGCGGCGACGTGGCGGCCGTTAAGGAGCGGCTGAGGATTGTCCAGGACACGGCATCGGCCAACCTGGCGGAGGCCCGGAGTTTTGTACGGGGACTGCGTTCACCGGATCTTGAGCAGTCTGGACTGGTGGACACTCTGCGGCGGCTCTGCGAAAAGACCGAGACCGAGGCCGCTGCCCGGGGTACGGCCTTGCGTTGCCGCTTCGAGCTGGTGGGCACGCCTGTGGAGCTACCCAACACGTACCAGACCACCCTGCTCCGGGCCGCCCAGGCTTCCCTTGCGAACGTATGGGCGCACGCCCACGGGCGGTCCGCCGTCGTGACCTTGTCCTTCCTCGGCTCGGAGGTGACGTTGGACGTTTTCGACGACGGCATCGGTTTTGAGCCGTCGACGGCGGCCGATGCAGCGCGCGGCGACGGCACCGGCGTCGGACTTCAGAGCCTCCGTGAAAGGTTGGCCGCGCTGGACGGCAGCCTGGACGTTGAGTCAGCGCCTGGCGAAGGAACTGTGGTGGCCATTCGGGTGCCCCTGCCGGGTGGGTCGGAGTGA
- a CDS encoding ABC transporter permease, with protein MFLAIRDIRFAKGRFALMGSVVALITLLLVMLSGLTAGLGNQSTSAIAALPAQQIVFGAPAGGEPKASYTESEVSTTQVESWREQPGVTSAQALGISQTRFQSLGDGGTPSGTANVAVFGGKLAPSAVDGGTVVVGQSLAKELALEAGSSVRVGGTDLTVSAIVEDQWYSHTGVVWTTLDTWRSIAHASPGTATVIALTHDAGTSVDLDVANAAAGTVSTDPVGSFQALGSYKSENGSLMLMQAFLYGISALVIVAFLTVWTVQRTRDIAVLKALGASSGYVLRDALAQAALVLLAGTAVGGAIGLAGGVFAAQAAPFLITPLTTLLPVAGIVILGLGGAVLAVRKVTTVDPLLALGGN; from the coding sequence ATGTTTCTTGCCATCCGCGACATCCGTTTCGCCAAGGGACGCTTTGCGCTCATGGGCAGCGTCGTCGCCCTGATCACGCTGCTGCTGGTCATGCTGTCCGGGCTAACAGCGGGACTGGGCAACCAGTCGACGTCGGCCATCGCAGCCCTGCCCGCCCAGCAGATTGTCTTCGGCGCACCTGCCGGCGGTGAGCCCAAGGCGTCGTACACGGAGTCAGAGGTGTCCACAACCCAGGTTGAGTCGTGGCGGGAACAGCCGGGCGTCACCTCCGCCCAGGCGCTCGGAATCAGCCAAACCCGTTTCCAGTCCTTGGGTGACGGTGGCACTCCGAGCGGCACGGCGAATGTCGCAGTCTTTGGCGGCAAGCTAGCTCCGTCCGCTGTGGATGGGGGGACCGTGGTCGTAGGGCAATCCCTGGCAAAGGAACTGGCGTTGGAGGCTGGCAGCAGCGTCCGTGTGGGCGGGACAGATCTGACTGTCTCGGCCATCGTGGAGGACCAGTGGTACTCACACACCGGCGTGGTCTGGACAACCCTGGATACCTGGCGATCCATCGCCCACGCCTCGCCCGGCACCGCCACCGTCATCGCTTTAACGCACGACGCCGGAACTTCCGTGGATCTCGACGTCGCCAACGCCGCGGCTGGCACGGTCAGCACGGATCCCGTGGGTTCATTCCAAGCATTGGGCTCTTACAAGAGCGAGAACGGTTCGCTCATGCTCATGCAGGCATTTCTTTACGGCATCTCGGCGTTGGTCATCGTGGCCTTCCTGACCGTGTGGACCGTGCAGCGCACCCGCGACATCGCCGTGCTCAAAGCGCTGGGTGCCTCCTCGGGCTACGTCCTGCGGGATGCATTGGCCCAAGCTGCCTTGGTGTTGCTGGCCGGCACAGCCGTGGGTGGTGCCATTGGCCTGGCCGGGGGAGTCTTCGCTGCCCAAGCGGCGCCTTTCCTGATCACTCCCCTGACCACGCTGCTGCCGGTGGCGGGAATCGTCATCCTTGGCCTGGGCGGCGCCGTCCTGGCTGTCCGCAAAGTCACCACAGTGGATCCCCTGCTGGCCCTCGGCGGCAACTAA